One window of Streptomyces sp. SUK 48 genomic DNA carries:
- a CDS encoding ComEC/Rec2 family competence protein: MSATLQHGAEPDTEPRTAPDPVPGPLDLRLVPPALAAWATAALTLDAPAGRTVWIAAVALLGGIVLLRASRAGPAPPGAPSGRPAWARASLAAVLLCVAASATSAGLQGADVRRGPVPALARRSATVTADIELTGDPWLSRPRVRGDHTAPAAVLIRAEVRRVEEGDGRSTRTRAPVLVVVDAGAAGPEGSAGPPPLRGSTEGPEVPGRARGAAGDGSVAVAEGSGTPSDGVMASAEGSGTPSDGVAASAEESGTSSDGMAVSAEGSGTSSDGVVVSGEASGASSEKGAASAGGSRARAGQAGWLGLLPSTRLRVGGRLAPALVGGDRTAAVLRVRGLPGARVLAGPSTAQRWAGRLRDGLRAATDGLPGDARALLPGLVVGDTARITPELDDAFKATDLTHTLAVSGSNLTVLLALLIGPPGLARLTERRGLAPRLGLSLRATALSAGALTLGFVLVCRPDPSVLRAAVCGAIALLALATGRRRSLVPALAAAVLLLVLYDPWLARAYGFLLSVLATGALLVLAPGWSEGLRRRGVPPRLAEALGAAAAAQAVCAPVVAVLSARVSLVAVPCNLLAEAAVAPATVLGFAALATAPVAMPLAKLLAWGASWPTRWIAGVARAGAALPGAGVDWPGNWPGALLLAAVTVAVVLAGRRLVRHPWWCGLFGALLLLALVRPAPLTRVVTGWPPPGWRYAMCDVGQGDATVLAAGAGAGVVVDAGPDPAAVDRCLRQLGITRVPLLVLTHFHADHVAGLTGVLRGREVAAIETTGFEEPRQEAEFVEREAAGRHIPVVRAVAGEERRTGPLSWRVLWPPAATGPPTRSGPLTGPGPLTEPGPLTGPGSPTGPGPLTGPGPLTGPDSVTGPGPVTESRPVAAPEFDGPNDASVALLVRTGGLRLLLLGDLEPPDQQALLRSPEAAGIAGVDVLKVAHHGSAYQDPELIRLVAPRVALISCGTGNPYGHPAPSTVAALRAGGALVLRTDRDGALAVGGAGGADREVRVTRDGA; the protein is encoded by the coding sequence ATGAGCGCGACCCTTCAGCACGGCGCCGAGCCCGACACCGAGCCCCGCACCGCGCCCGACCCGGTGCCGGGCCCCCTGGACCTGCGCCTGGTACCACCCGCGCTCGCCGCCTGGGCCACGGCGGCGCTCACCCTGGACGCCCCGGCGGGCCGGACCGTGTGGATCGCGGCCGTCGCCCTGCTCGGCGGGATCGTCCTGCTGCGCGCGAGCCGGGCGGGCCCGGCACCCCCGGGCGCCCCGAGCGGCCGGCCCGCCTGGGCACGGGCCTCCCTCGCCGCGGTGCTCCTCTGCGTCGCCGCGTCGGCCACCTCCGCCGGATTGCAGGGCGCGGACGTACGGCGCGGACCGGTCCCCGCACTGGCCCGCCGCTCCGCCACCGTGACCGCCGACATCGAGCTGACCGGCGATCCATGGCTGAGCAGACCCCGGGTGCGCGGGGACCACACGGCACCGGCGGCGGTGCTGATCCGGGCCGAGGTGAGGCGCGTCGAGGAGGGCGACGGAAGGAGCACGCGGACTCGGGCGCCGGTTCTGGTGGTGGTCGACGCGGGGGCCGCGGGGCCGGAGGGGAGTGCCGGACCACCGCCCTTGCGGGGGAGCACCGAGGGGCCTGAGGTACCGGGCAGGGCGCGTGGGGCGGCCGGAGACGGGTCAGTGGCGGTGGCCGAAGGGTCCGGGACGCCTTCGGACGGGGTGATGGCGTCGGCCGAAGGGTCCGGGACGCCTTCGGACGGGGTGGCGGCGTCGGCCGAAGAGTCTGGGACGTCCTCGGACGGGATGGCGGTCTCGGCCGAAGGGTCTGGGACGTCCTCGGACGGGGTGGTGGTGTCGGGCGAGGCTTCCGGGGCGTCATCGGAGAAGGGGGCGGCGTCGGCCGGGGGTTCCCGGGCGCGCGCCGGGCAGGCGGGCTGGCTCGGGTTGCTGCCCTCCACGCGGTTGCGGGTGGGCGGGCGGCTGGCGCCCGCTCTCGTCGGGGGTGACCGGACGGCGGCCGTGCTCAGGGTGCGGGGGCTGCCCGGGGCGCGGGTCCTGGCGGGGCCGAGCACGGCACAGCGGTGGGCGGGGCGGCTGCGGGACGGGCTGCGGGCGGCGACCGACGGGCTGCCCGGGGACGCGCGGGCGTTGCTGCCCGGCCTGGTCGTCGGGGACACCGCGCGGATCACGCCCGAGCTGGACGACGCCTTCAAGGCGACCGACCTGACCCACACCCTCGCGGTCTCCGGCAGCAATCTCACCGTGCTGCTCGCCCTGCTCATCGGCCCGCCCGGCCTGGCCCGGCTGACCGAACGCCGGGGCCTGGCCCCGCGCCTGGGCCTCTCCCTCAGGGCGACCGCCCTGTCCGCGGGGGCGCTCACCCTGGGATTCGTGCTGGTGTGCCGGCCCGACCCGAGCGTGCTCCGGGCCGCCGTCTGCGGGGCGATCGCCCTGCTCGCCCTGGCCACGGGCCGCCGCAGATCCCTCGTCCCGGCCCTGGCCGCGGCCGTCCTGCTGCTGGTGCTGTACGACCCCTGGCTCGCCCGCGCCTACGGCTTCCTGCTCTCCGTGCTGGCCACCGGCGCCCTGCTGGTGCTGGCCCCGGGCTGGAGCGAGGGGCTGCGGCGGCGCGGGGTGCCGCCGAGGCTCGCCGAGGCGCTGGGCGCGGCCGCCGCGGCGCAGGCGGTGTGCGCACCGGTCGTGGCGGTGCTGTCGGCCCGGGTGAGCCTGGTGGCGGTGCCGTGCAATCTGCTGGCCGAGGCGGCGGTGGCGCCCGCGACCGTGCTGGGGTTCGCCGCGCTGGCGACCGCGCCGGTGGCGATGCCCCTGGCCAAGCTGCTCGCCTGGGGCGCGAGTTGGCCGACCCGGTGGATCGCGGGTGTCGCGCGGGCGGGGGCCGCGCTGCCCGGCGCGGGAGTGGACTGGCCGGGCAACTGGCCGGGGGCGCTGCTGCTCGCGGCGGTCACGGTGGCCGTCGTCCTGGCCGGGCGCCGGCTGGTGCGGCACCCGTGGTGGTGCGGGCTGTTCGGGGCGCTGCTCCTGCTGGCACTGGTGCGCCCCGCGCCGCTGACCCGGGTGGTGACGGGCTGGCCGCCGCCGGGATGGCGGTACGCGATGTGCGACGTCGGACAGGGCGACGCGACCGTGCTGGCGGCGGGCGCCGGTGCCGGGGTGGTCGTGGACGCCGGGCCCGATCCGGCGGCGGTGGACCGCTGTCTGAGGCAGCTGGGCATCACCCGCGTCCCCCTCCTCGTGCTGACCCACTTCCACGCCGACCATGTGGCGGGGCTGACCGGGGTGCTGCGGGGGCGGGAGGTGGCCGCGATCGAGACGACGGGGTTCGAGGAGCCCAGACAGGAGGCGGAGTTCGTCGAACGAGAGGCGGCCGGGCGGCATATCCCGGTCGTCCGGGCCGTCGCGGGCGAGGAACGGCGCACCGGCCCACTGTCCTGGCGGGTGCTGTGGCCACCGGCCGCCACGGGCCCACCGACGAGAAGCGGCCCGCTCACCGGACCGGGCCCGCTCACCGAACCTGGCCCACTCACCGGACCGGGCTCACCAACCGGACCCGGACCGCTCACCGGACCCGGCCCACTCACCGGCCCCGACTCGGTCACCGGACCCGGACCGGTCACCGAATCCCGTCCGGTCGCCGCCCCCGAGTTCGACGGGCCGAACGATGCCAGCGTGGCGCTGCTGGTCCGCACGGGCGGGCTGCGGCTGCTGTTGCTGGGGGACCTCGAACCCCCGGACCAGCAGGCGCTGTTGAGGTCTCCGGAGGCGGCGGGGATAGCGGGGGTGGATGTGCTGAAGGTGGCCCATCACGGATCGGCTTACCAGGACCCGGAGTTGATACGGCTCGTGGCACCCCGGGTGGCGCTCATCTCGTGCGGCACCGGGAACCCCTACGGGCACCCGGCCCCGTCGACGGTGGCCGCGCTGCGGGCCGGTGGCGCGCTGGTGCTGCGGACCGACCGGGACGGGGCGCTCGCGGTGGGCGGGGCCGGAGGCGCGGACCGGGAGGTGAGGGTGACGCGGGACGGGGCCTAG
- a CDS encoding DUF3761 domain-containing protein, with product MSNPYQPYAMPPQPPGPPIRTAPKWARKRYVLPAIGLAFFLGLGAGAGGQDDGSDAKPTAAKVRPAATVTATATATETATPEPAPTVTETKTVKVKVTVTAHAPATGSGGGGSSSGGSSGGSSGGSSGGSSGGSSGGSSSGGGSGSSGGSTGAGNGATALCNDGTYSYAAHHQGACSHHGGVAVFYR from the coding sequence ATGAGCAACCCGTACCAGCCGTACGCCATGCCACCGCAACCGCCGGGGCCGCCCATCCGTACGGCCCCCAAGTGGGCGCGCAAGCGTTATGTGCTGCCCGCCATCGGGCTCGCCTTCTTCCTCGGCCTCGGAGCCGGCGCCGGCGGTCAGGACGACGGGTCCGACGCCAAGCCCACGGCCGCCAAGGTGCGGCCGGCCGCCACGGTCACGGCGACCGCCACCGCCACGGAGACGGCGACGCCCGAGCCCGCGCCGACGGTCACGGAGACCAAGACCGTCAAGGTGAAGGTGACCGTCACCGCTCACGCACCGGCCACCGGTTCGGGCGGCGGCGGGAGTTCGTCGGGCGGTTCTTCCGGGGGTTCGTCGGGAGGCTCGTCCGGCGGTTCGTCGGGAGGATCGTCCGGCGGTTCGTCCAGCGGCGGCGGCTCCGGCTCCTCGGGCGGCTCGACCGGCGCCGGCAACGGTGCCACCGCCCTGTGCAACGACGGCACCTACTCCTACGCCGCCCACCACCAGGGCGCCTGCTCGCACCACGGCGGCGTGGCCGTCTTCTACCGCTAG
- a CDS encoding ComEA family DNA-binding protein, whose protein sequence is MALRSHPRTVTPTSGPGRGPASDVRVRQRASEHRRVRHRAHAPTEDLRRRAELLFGEQAVQRRESGKTPSATYEPVDRPPEQPDPPPEHPDPPPPDWRERAGTAMRERLPVWLQSRCGVERRGTVALAVLLVVAALFAVQHFWAGRPEPVSAPPVVRARPTYARTPAASGGGTAASGGQIVVDVGGKVRAPGIRRLPTGSRVADALRAAGGVRPGVNTDGLNRARFLVDGEQVLVGESVPAVAPAGTAAPSGPAAQISLNTATEDQLDTLPGVGPVLARHIIDYRTRHGGFRSVDELRQVNGIGDRRFTDLRDLVRP, encoded by the coding sequence ATGGCACTTCGCTCACATCCTCGCACCGTCACCCCGACCAGCGGCCCCGGCCGCGGCCCCGCCTCCGACGTGCGCGTGCGGCAGCGCGCGTCCGAACACCGCCGTGTCCGGCACCGCGCGCACGCACCCACGGAGGACCTGCGGCGCCGGGCGGAGCTCCTCTTCGGCGAACAGGCCGTGCAGCGACGGGAGTCGGGAAAGACGCCGTCGGCCACTTACGAACCGGTGGACCGACCGCCGGAGCAACCGGACCCGCCGCCGGAGCACCCGGACCCGCCGCCCCCGGACTGGCGGGAGCGGGCCGGGACGGCGATGCGGGAGCGGCTGCCGGTGTGGCTGCAGTCGCGGTGCGGGGTGGAGCGGCGCGGGACGGTGGCGCTCGCCGTGCTGCTGGTGGTGGCCGCGCTGTTCGCCGTGCAGCACTTCTGGGCGGGCCGGCCCGAGCCGGTGAGCGCGCCCCCAGTGGTGCGCGCCCGGCCGACGTACGCGAGAACACCCGCCGCGAGTGGGGGCGGTACGGCGGCTTCGGGCGGGCAGATCGTCGTGGACGTCGGCGGCAAGGTCCGCGCTCCGGGAATCCGCCGGCTCCCCACGGGCTCCCGGGTGGCCGACGCGCTGCGGGCGGCGGGCGGGGTCCGGCCGGGCGTGAACACCGACGGCCTCAACCGGGCCCGCTTCCTGGTCGACGGCGAACAGGTGCTCGTCGGCGAGTCGGTGCCCGCCGTCGCCCCCGCCGGCACCGCGGCCCCGTCCGGCCCGGCCGCGCAGATCTCCCTCAACACGGCCACCGAGGACCAGCTCGACACCCTGCCGGGAGTCGGCCCGGTGCTGGCCCGGCACATCATCGACTACCGCACCCGGCACGGCGGTTTCCGCTCGGTGGACGAACTCCGCCAGGTCAACGGCATCGGCGACCGCCGCTTCACCGACCTCCGCGACCTGGTACGGCCATGA
- a CDS encoding DegV family protein, producing MSRHVAIVTDSTAYLPHRTMERHGITAVPLTVVLGDQALEEGTEISTRALAQALTKRRSVTTSRPSPEVFAETYRRVAESGARGIVSLHLSGELSGTYDAAVLAARQAPVPVRVVDTGMVAMALGFCALAAAETAEAGGTVDEAVTAAEKRAAGTSAYFYVDTLDYLRRGGRIGAAQALLGSALAVKPLLSLDGGRIELLEKVRTASKAIARLEELAAERAGGAEVDIAVHHLAAPERAAALADRLRERVPGLGELHVSEVGAVIGAHTGPGLLGAVVSPR from the coding sequence ATGTCCCGCCATGTCGCCATCGTCACCGATTCCACGGCCTACTTGCCGCACCGGACGATGGAGCGGCACGGCATCACCGCGGTCCCGCTGACCGTGGTCCTCGGCGACCAGGCGCTCGAAGAGGGGACCGAGATCTCCACCCGTGCCCTCGCCCAGGCCCTCACCAAGCGGCGCTCCGTCACCACGTCGCGCCCCAGCCCCGAGGTGTTCGCCGAGACCTACCGCCGGGTCGCCGAGTCCGGCGCGCGGGGCATCGTCTCCCTGCACCTGTCCGGAGAGCTGTCCGGCACCTACGACGCGGCCGTCCTCGCGGCCCGTCAGGCGCCGGTGCCCGTGCGGGTGGTGGACACCGGGATGGTCGCGATGGCCCTCGGCTTCTGCGCCCTCGCCGCGGCCGAGACGGCGGAGGCGGGCGGCACCGTGGACGAAGCCGTCACCGCCGCCGAGAAACGGGCCGCCGGCACCTCCGCCTACTTCTACGTGGACACCCTCGACTATCTGCGCCGCGGCGGCCGTATCGGCGCCGCCCAGGCCCTGCTCGGCTCCGCGCTCGCGGTCAAACCCCTGCTCAGCCTCGACGGCGGCCGTATCGAGCTGCTGGAGAAGGTCCGTACGGCCTCGAAGGCGATCGCCCGCCTGGAGGAGCTCGCCGCCGAGCGCGCCGGGGGCGCGGAGGTCGACATCGCCGTCCACCATCTCGCCGCCCCCGAACGCGCCGCCGCGCTCGCCGACCGGCTGCGGGAACGGGTGCCGGGGCTGGGGGAGTTGCACGTCAGCGAGGTGGGAGCGGTGATCGGGGCGCACACCGGGCCGGGGCTGCTGGGGGCGGTCGTCTCACCGCGCTGA
- the holA gene encoding DNA polymerase III subunit delta — MARKTANDDVLAPVTLAVGQEDLLLDRAVREVVAAARAADADTDVRDLTPDQLQPGTLAELTSPSLFAERKVVVVRDAQDLSADTVKDVKGYLGSPAEEITLVLLHAGGAKGKGLLDAARKAGAREVACPKMTKPADRLAFVRGEFRTAGRSATPEACQALCDAIGSDLRELASAVAQLTADVEGTIDEAVVGRYYTGRAEASSFTVADRAVEGRTAEALEALRWSLSTGVAPVMITSALAQGVRAIGKLSSARGGRPGDLARELGMPPWKIDRVRQQMRGWTPDGVSVAMRAIAEADAGVKGGGDDPEYALEKAVVVIARAARSRGRG, encoded by the coding sequence ATGGCCAGGAAGACTGCGAATGACGATGTCCTCGCCCCGGTGACGCTTGCCGTGGGCCAGGAGGACCTGCTGCTGGACCGCGCCGTGCGGGAGGTGGTGGCCGCCGCGCGCGCCGCCGACGCCGACACGGATGTACGGGACCTGACCCCGGACCAGTTGCAGCCCGGCACGCTCGCCGAGCTGACCAGTCCGTCGCTGTTCGCCGAGCGCAAGGTCGTCGTCGTACGCGACGCGCAGGATCTGTCGGCCGACACCGTCAAGGACGTGAAGGGGTATCTCGGCTCGCCCGCCGAGGAGATCACGCTGGTGCTGCTGCACGCGGGCGGCGCCAAGGGCAAGGGCCTGCTGGACGCCGCGCGCAAGGCGGGGGCGCGGGAGGTGGCCTGCCCGAAGATGACCAAGCCGGCGGACCGGCTGGCCTTCGTGCGCGGGGAGTTCCGTACGGCGGGGCGGTCCGCGACGCCGGAGGCGTGCCAGGCGCTGTGCGACGCGATCGGCAGTGATCTGCGGGAGCTGGCGTCGGCGGTGGCGCAGCTGACCGCGGATGTCGAGGGGACCATCGACGAGGCCGTCGTCGGGCGCTACTACACCGGGCGGGCCGAGGCATCCAGCTTCACGGTCGCGGACCGGGCGGTGGAGGGGCGTACGGCGGAGGCGCTGGAGGCGCTGCGCTGGTCGCTGTCGACGGGGGTGGCGCCGGTGATGATCACGAGCGCGCTGGCGCAGGGAGTGCGGGCGATCGGGAAGCTGTCGTCCGCGCGCGGCGGCCGGCCGGGTGATCTCGCGCGGGAGCTGGGGATGCCGCCGTGGAAGATCGACCGGGTCCGGCAGCAGATGCGGGGGTGGACGCCGGACGGGGTGTCGGTGGCGATGCGGGCGATCGCGGAGGCGGACGCCGGGGTGAAGGGCGGGGGCGACGATCCCGAGTACGCCTTGGAGAAGGCGGTCGTG